From Anopheles darlingi chromosome 2, idAnoDarlMG_H_01, whole genome shotgun sequence, the proteins below share one genomic window:
- the LOC125949060 gene encoding proteasome subunit beta type-3 — translation MSILAYNGGCVVAMKGKNCVAIATDHRFGVQAQTIATDFEKVFEINPHMYLGLVGLQTDILTVYQRLIFRKNLYEVRENRQMTPERFAAMLSNFLYEKRFGPYFIEPVIAGLDPKTYEPFICNMDLIGCPNLPNDFVVAGTCAEQLYGMCETLWKPELEPDNLFEVISQALVNAFDRDAVSGWGATVYIIEKERITVKKLKTRMD, via the coding sequence ATGTCGATCCTAGCGTACAACGGTGGTTGCGTGGTGGCGATGAAGGGCAAGAACTGTGTGGCGATTGCTACTGACCATCGGTTCGGCGTGCAGGCACAGACCATCGCGACAGACTTTGAGAAGGTCTTCGAAATCAACCCGCACATGTATCTCGGCCTGGTCGGTCTACAGACGGACATCTTGACCGTGTACCAGCGGCTGATCTTCCGCAAGAACCTGTACGAGGTGCGGGAGAACCGACAGATGACACCGGAGCGGTTCGCGGCGATGCTGTCGAACTTCCTGTACGAGAAACGATTCGGACCGTACTTCATCGAGCCCGTGATCGCCGGGCTTGATCCGAAAACCTACGAACCGTTCATCTGCAACATGGACCTGATTGGGTGTCCGAATCTGCCGAATGATTTTGTCGTCGCCGGTACCTGCGCGGAACAGCTGTACGGTATGTGCGAAACCCTGTGGAAACCTGAGCTGGAGCCGGACAATCTGTTCGAAGTCATCTCGCAAGCGCTCGTGAATGCGTTCGATCGTGACGCCGTCTCCGGTTGGGGTGCAACCGTGTACATCATCGAGAAGGAACGGATCACGGTGAAGAAACTGAAGACACGTATGGATTAA